CCGAAGTGCCCATTGTGGCAATGCCTGGCGCGTTCGCAAGATGGTGCTGTCCGAACAGGCACCGACCAGGAAGCCCACATGATCGTCATCACCGCACCCACCGGGAACATAGGCAGCCACCTGCTCACCCGGCTTCTCGACTCCGATCCGGCCCCGGAAGACCTCCGCGTGGTCGTGCGCGACCCGGCACGGCTCCCCGACGTCGTACGCGAACGCGTCGAGGTGGTCACCGGCTCGCACGGCGACCCCGAGACCGTCGACCGCGCCTTCGCGGGCGCGGACGCCGTCTTCTGGCTCGTCCCGCCGGACTCCTCCCTCACCCCGGAGGCGGCCTACAGCGGTTTCACCCGTCCCGCCGCGAAGGCACTGACCAGGCACGGCGTCGGTCACGTCGTCGGCGTCTCCGCGCTGGGCCGCGGCACCCCGGCCGCCGGCCGCGCCGGACTCGTGACCGCCTCCCTGGCCATGGACGACCTCATCGCCTCCTCCGGCGTGGCCTACCGGGCCCTCGCCAACCCGTCGTTCTTCGAGAACCTCCTGGAGGAGGCCGACTCGATCCGGGAGAACGGCGTCTTCGTCGACTGTCTCGACGCGGACCGCAAGGCACCCCTGGTGGCCGTCGCCGACATCGCCGCCACGGCCGCGTCCCTGCTCCTGGACCGCACCTGGACCGGCGTCGGCAGCGTCCCCGTCCTCGGCCCGCAGGACCTCTCCCCCACCGACCTGGCCCGCATCATGACGGAACAGCTCGGCCGGCCCGTCCGCTACGAGCGCCAGTCCTACGACGACCTGCACGCCGCCCTCGTCGGCTACGGCCTCGACAAGGAGTTCGCCCAAGGCGTCGTGGACATGAAGCGCGCCAAGGACGAAGGGCTGGACGCGGGCGTCCCGCGCACCGCCGCGCACGCCTCGCCCGCAACCACAAGCACGACCACGACCACAGCCACAGCCACAGCCACAGCCACGACCTTCGAGCAGTGGTGCGCCCGGGTGCTCAAGCCCGCCGTACGCGCCTGACTGACCCCGACGCAGTCCGTCCGAACCACCCGTAAGAAGGCAGGAAAGGCACCTCCATGCCCAGCACCGCAACGGAAACGCCGGTCACGGCGTTCATGCTCGTCAAGACCAACCCCGAATGGCTGGCCATGACCGTCGAACAGCGGATCGAGGCCTTCACCACCGAGATCGTCCCCGTGATCAAGGAAAAAACGTCCGGCGTCCGGTCCCGCTTCTACGACACGGAGTTCTACTCCACGCGCGTCACCGACGTCTGGGTCTGGGAGGCGGACAGTCACGGCGCCTACCAGCTCCTGATCGACGCGCTCCGCGAAACCCCGTTCTGGGACCGCTACTTCGAGGTCGTCGACCTCCTCGTCGGCGCCGAGAACGGCTACGCGCGCACCTACGGCGTCGACCCCGTAACCACCATCACCACCTGATCCGCACCTCCGCGGGCGCGTGCCGCAGGCGAGCCCCCAAGCAGCCTCGCAGCACGCCCCCGCAGGGGCCCGGCAGGCCAACCCCTCACCTCAACCAGTCCAGCACGTCCAGTCCAGCCGTCCAGTCCAGCCGTCCGGTCCAGTCAGCCAGTCCAGCCATGCCGAATTGGCCTTACCCAGCGCACTCCGCAGCCCTCTAGCGTGATGCGCATGCCGACTTCCCACCGCATCCGCGTCGTCGACGCCTTCACGGACCGCCCCTTCGCGGGCAACCCGGCCGGAGTCCTGCTCCTCGACGCCTTCCCCGACGACACCTGGCTGCAGAACGTGGCCATGGAGGTCAACCACGCCGAGACCGCCTTCGCGCACCCGCTGCCCCCGGGCGGCGACGCCGACTGGGCGCTGCGCTGGTTCACCCCCACCACCGAGGTCGACTTCTGCGGCCATGCCACTTTGGCCACGGCGCACGTCCTGCACACCACCGGCGCGGCCTCCGGCACCCTCCGCTTCACCACGCGCAGCGGCATCCTCACCGCGACCGCGCACGAGGACGGCACCCTCCTCCTCGACTTCCCGACCGCTCCGCTCACCGCGATCGAACTGCCCGACGGCATCGCCGAGGCGTTGGGCGCCGAGCCCCTCCTCGCGTACGACACCGGCCGGAACACCGGCGACCTGCTGGTCGAGCTCGCCGACGAGAAGACGGTCAGGTCGCTCACCCCGGACCACAAGGCCCTCGTACGCCACTCCGAGCGCGGCATCATCGCCACGGCCAAAGCCGAGGACCCCGCCCGCGGCTACGACTTCGTGTCCCGCTGCTTCTTCCCGCGCGTCGGCATCGACGAGGACCCGGTGACGGGCAGCGCGCACACCGCCCTCGCCCCCTTCTGGTCCGAACGCCTCGGCCGCACCGACCTGACCGGCCTCCAGGCCTCGGCCCGCACCGGCCTGGTCCGCACCCGGCTGCAGGGCGACCGCACCCTCCTGACCGGCCGCGCGGTCACGGTCATCGAGGGCGAACTGTTCGCCTGACCGGGCGCCACAGCCGACCCGTAGGAGACACCGGGCAACGGTGAGCTGCCCACCGACGCGTCACGCGGGCGTGGGCAGCCACCCCACCTTCCCCGCGAGCAGCGCGTAGCCGACGAACGCGCCGATGTCGAGCAGGGAGTGGGCCACGACCAGCGGGCCGACCCTCCCCCACCTGCGGTAGAGCAGGACGAACACCACCCCCATCGCGAGGTTCCCGACGAACCCGCCGATGCCCTGGTAGAGGTGGTACGAGCCGCGCAGCACCGAACTGCCCACCAGCGCCGCCATCGGTGTCCACCCCAACTGCCCGCACCGGCGCAGCAGGTACCCCACGACGATGACTTCCTCCAGTACCGCGTTCTGCACCGCGGACAGCACGAGGACCGGGTACTTCCACCACACGTCGGGCAGCGCCTCGGGCACCACGGTGAGGTTGAAGCCGAGCCCGCGGGCCGCGAGGTAGAAGGCGATCCCGGTGCTGCCGATCACCGCGGCGATCGCGGCGCCGCGTCCGAGGTCAGGCCAGGGCCGCGTCCGGTCGAAACCGATCGTCCCCAGCCCCGCCCGCTCGCGCAGCAGGAAGTGCGCCACCAGCGCGACCGGCACCAACGCGGTCGTGATGCCGAACAGTTGCCATGCGAGATCAAGCCACGGCCTGCCCGGCGCGGCCGAC
The sequence above is a segment of the Streptomyces sp. Je 1-369 genome. Coding sequences within it:
- a CDS encoding NAD(P)H-binding protein, translated to MIVITAPTGNIGSHLLTRLLDSDPAPEDLRVVVRDPARLPDVVRERVEVVTGSHGDPETVDRAFAGADAVFWLVPPDSSLTPEAAYSGFTRPAAKALTRHGVGHVVGVSALGRGTPAAGRAGLVTASLAMDDLIASSGVAYRALANPSFFENLLEEADSIRENGVFVDCLDADRKAPLVAVADIAATAASLLLDRTWTGVGSVPVLGPQDLSPTDLARIMTEQLGRPVRYERQSYDDLHAALVGYGLDKEFAQGVVDMKRAKDEGLDAGVPRTAAHASPATTSTTTTTATATATATTFEQWCARVLKPAVRA
- a CDS encoding darcynin family protein, which translates into the protein MPSTATETPVTAFMLVKTNPEWLAMTVEQRIEAFTTEIVPVIKEKTSGVRSRFYDTEFYSTRVTDVWVWEADSHGAYQLLIDALRETPFWDRYFEVVDLLVGAENGYARTYGVDPVTTITT
- a CDS encoding PhzF family phenazine biosynthesis protein, with the protein product MPTSHRIRVVDAFTDRPFAGNPAGVLLLDAFPDDTWLQNVAMEVNHAETAFAHPLPPGGDADWALRWFTPTTEVDFCGHATLATAHVLHTTGAASGTLRFTTRSGILTATAHEDGTLLLDFPTAPLTAIELPDGIAEALGAEPLLAYDTGRNTGDLLVELADEKTVRSLTPDHKALVRHSERGIIATAKAEDPARGYDFVSRCFFPRVGIDEDPVTGSAHTALAPFWSERLGRTDLTGLQASARTGLVRTRLQGDRTLLTGRAVTVIEGELFA
- a CDS encoding CPBP family intramembrane glutamic endopeptidase, with the protein product MQAEPGPMAGSFPADGPSRRILRDETLLVLALSLGASGVSALISFVGSVTKPGGLKDQAATLNASAAPGRPWLDLAWQLFGITTALVPVALVAHFLLRERAGLGTIGFDRTRPWPDLGRGAAIAAVIGSTGIAFYLAARGLGFNLTVVPEALPDVWWKYPVLVLSAVQNAVLEEVIVVGYLLRRCGQLGWTPMAALVGSSVLRGSYHLYQGIGGFVGNLAMGVVFVLLYRRWGRVGPLVVAHSLLDIGAFVGYALLAGKVGWLPTPA